The Zingiber officinale cultivar Zhangliang chromosome 9A, Zo_v1.1, whole genome shotgun sequence genome window below encodes:
- the LOC122020362 gene encoding translation initiation factor eIF-2B subunit delta-like: MEPRRPPRTVSDPKVRQVGFVTPAAAPPARTVSDTAAMPAAGASQELPLSGSSLSPVMIPPPRHDGLSARVTAPVPVPIAATALRLDNLQIRVGSYNQSEVLLGTPPMTSPSSRVEDAVSEFSDDVSASSLYGRTEPDKVGTAFPGRSGDLMPAKSVVAGGSIGGSHTPENPPTTSLVVKTLPGITEKKRGMLEKQHDEAAAPKPLKEKTTKAERRALQEAQRAAKSAAKEGGGADPTNTKKDKVVKPTPQKKDVPEVAASSGKKVDRPLEKERKKEVLPLRMQFDDKHKVEKVKQRAIVNQREAKSRVEFFQRLPQYVHGTQLQELEAKFFQLDAVHPSVYKVGLHHLSGKITGGNARCIAMLLAFKEAIKDYSTPPEKALVRDLNAKISGFVSFLIECRPLSISMGNAIKFLKNRIAKLPLSMSELDAKASIQSDIDRFINQKIIIADKVIVRHAFAKIRDGDVLLTYGLSSVVEMILVYAHEHKKKFRIVIVDSRPKHEGQILLRRLVAKGLNCTYTHINAISYIMHEVTRVFLGAASVLSNGTVYSRVGTACVAMVAKAYRVPVLICCEAYKFHERVQLDSICFNELGDPDAILKVPTHVESYLYGCMDNDNLQLLNLNYDATPSDYVSMIITDYGMLPPTSVPVIMREYDPQNLWI, translated from the exons ATGGAACCCCGGCGACCTCCCCGCACCGTCAGCGATCCCAAGGTCCGCCAGGTCGGTTTCGTCACCCCCGCCGCCGCACCACCCGCGCGCACGGTCTCCGACACCGCTGCCATGCCGGCCGCCGGCGCCTCCCAGGAACTCCCCCTTTCAGGTAGCTCCCTCTCTCCCGTCATGATCCCCCCGCCCCGCCATGACGGCCTCTCCGCCCGCGTCACCGCCCCTGTCCCCGTCCCCATCGCCGCCACGGCGCTCCGACTCGATAACCTTCAGATTCGGGTCGGCAGTTATAATCAGTCGGAAGTTCTCCTGGGGACGCCCCCGATGACGTCGCCTTCCAGCAGGGTCGAGGACGCCGTCTCCGAGTTTTCCGACGATGTTTCTGCTTCTTCGTTGTACGGTCGGACAGAGCCGGATAAGGTTGGTACGGCCTTCCCCGGGCGTAGCGGTGATCTGATGCCGGCGAAGTCTGTCGTTGCTGGTGGTAGCATCGGCGGCAGCCATACACCGGAAAACCCTCCGACGACTTCATTGGTGGTAAAGACACTGCCTGGAATTACAG agaaaaagagaggaatgtTGGAAAAGCAGCATGATGAGGCAGCTGCACCCAAGCCGCTGAAAGAGAAAACAACAAAAGCTGAGCGGCGTGCTCTCCAGGAAGCCCAACGTGCTGCAAAATCTGCTGCAAAGGAGGGTG GAGGTGCAGATCCCACTAACACAAAGAAAGATAAAGTAGTTAAACCTACTCCACAAAAGAAGGATGTTCCTGAAGTTGCAGCATCATCTGGAAAGAAGGTTGATCGCCCCCTTGAAAAGGAGCGTAAGAAAGAAGTACTGCCTCTGCGTATGCAGTTTGATGATAAGCATAAGGTTGAAAAAGTGAAACAGCGAGCAATAGTTAATCAACGTGAAGCTAAAAGTAGAGTTGAATTTTTCCAACGTCTACCTCAGTACGTGCATGGGACTCAGCTTCAAGAACTTGAAGCAAAGTTTTTTCAACTTGATGCTGTTCATCCTTCTGTTTACAAG GTTGGACTTCATCATTTGTCTGGTAAGATTACTGGTGGCAATGCTCGCTGTATTGCGATGCTTCTAGCATTTAAAGAGGCAATTAAAGATTACTCTACACCACCTGAAAAAGCTCTTGTCCGAGATCTGAATGCAAAAATTAGTGGTTTTGTCTCATTTCTGATTGAATGTAGACCTCTTTCAATTAGCATGGGAAATGCTATCAAGTTTCTGAAGAATAGGATTGCTAAATTACCACTTTCTATGTCAGAATTGGATGCCAAAGCTAGTATTCAATCTGATATTGATCGTTTCATAAATCAGAAAATAATAATTGCTGACAAGGTCATAGTTAGGCACGCTTTTGCAAAAATCAGGGATGGGGATGTTCTTCTAACATATGGATTGTCATCTGTTGTTGAAATGATTTTAGTGTATGCCCATGAGCACAAGAAGAAGTTCCGCATTGTGATAGTTGATTCCCGTCCCAAGCATGAAGGGCAGATATTGCTTCGTAGACTGGTGGCCAAGGGACTTAACTGCACGTATACACATATTAATGCAATATCATACATCATGCATGAAGTGACTCGGGTTTTTCTAGGAGCTGCCTCAGTGCTCTCTAATGGAACTGTCTACTCAAGAGTGGGAACAGCATGTGTAGCTATGGTTGCAAAAGCATACCGAGTTCCTGTTCTAATATGTTGTGAGGCTTATAAATTTCATGAAAGGGTGCAACTGGATTCTATATGTTTCAATGAACTAG GTGATCCAGATGCCATTTTGAAAGTTCCCACGCATGTTGAGTCATACCTGTATGGCTGCATGGATAATGATAATCTGCAGCTTCTTAATCTTAA TTATGACGCCACACCTTCTGATTATGTCTCAATGATTATAACAGATTATGGAATG